GGTTTAATCACTGCCGAATTGAATTCAAAATAGATACCCCGTAAGATGATCTTTTCACCCGCTTTCGGCTCTTTCCTTAATGAGAAATTTTGGACTTTTGTTTCATCTTTGGCAATCACTACTGGAGCGGTTTCGACTATATAACCCTGTGCCTCTACTTTCAATACATAAGTGCCCGGGGCAAGTGTAACCTTATATATGCCCGTTGCGGGGTCAGTGGAGATTGCGGGGATATTCGCATCAACGAATGAAATTTGTGCGAGGATTGGCTTTTCATCATCTTTATCCACTACTTTTCCTACAAGAGTCCCCTGGGCAAGAACGACTTTATTGAGCGCGACATCTATAACTTTTGTATCACCTTCCTGGAGACTAACCACCTTTTCATCAAATTGATAACCAGTTGCCTCTACGCGAATTCGGAAAGTTCCGGGGACAAGAATTGCGGAATACATTCCAGAAGTATCTGATGTAATTGATGGAAACTGGGTTTGTGGAAAAGTTATTGTTGCAACGATCGGCTGCTTAGTCTCCGCATCAAATATCTTACCAATTACTTTTGCTACTTCTTTTTTGTTCAAGGCAAAATCAAGGATTATCTGATCTCCATCTTTCAAAACAACACCTTGCTCTTTCCAGCGATAACCTTCGGATTCAACATGGATCCTAAAACTTCCCGGTGAAAATGAAGTCTCGTAAGTACCATTTGCGGAGGTTTGAACCGCTTCTTTATCTGAACCGGGGAATGTAATTGTAGCAATAATCGGTTCACCGGTTTTTGCATCGTAAACCCTTCCAGAAACCTTGGCAATCGGGATATGGACTTCAACTTTCTTTATCAAATCCGCACCACCTGAAATATTGAAAAATGCCTTCCACCAGAAATCGGGATTTCTTTCTGGATTCAGTATTCCTAATTCACATCCCATATCAAAACTAACGCTGCGCGCACCGAATCTTAATCCTGGCGTAACCCATAGTGATTCAACTTTACTATTCATATCAAAATAGCCAAAAGCCTCAAAAAGAAGTCTTACATCTTCCGAAGGAATCAATTCAATTCCTCCACCATGAATCACATAATTGGGTCTTTGAGAAAAATCCGCATCAGCAACATAATCAGGTTTATGATCAATCCCTACACGTAAATATCCTGCATTCAGATGGGTAGCAAACGGTCCAATACGGAAATCAAACAGGCCGGTTCCTATGATATCAGGGTCATGAGGTATATGGGGTGGGAAATGCGGTGGATATGGACTTCCACCTGGCGCATATGCTTCAGGAAATGAATCTGAATAAAATCTTTTATCACATTCATAGGCATTGTTAAAATACTCGCGAGATAGCCCGGGACCAAAATTAACTGCACAATGAACACCGAATGCGTATAGCAGTGGTGTCTGTTTATCAACAATAATTGGATAACCTATCTTTCCACCAACTTCAATCGTCTCAAAACCAATCACTGGGTCAGGGTCTCCTCTATCCTGTGGGTAATTATTCATTTCAAACCATTTCGTATAAGGTGTAGCACGAAACCTCATTTCAAGATAATCAATTATAGAATAGGAAATACCTGTTGATACCTTGAAGAAATGTTTGCGGTCAACCACAGAAACACCCCACTGGGTGGTATTAATCTCTTCAAACCTCTCTTCAGGGCTGAGATGGAAAGATAAAACTCCCATATTATGGGGTTGGGCATATTGAAGTTTGAACATACCTCTATTTCCATAAACAGATATCTCCTGGGCAAAGAACATACCAGGAATTACCATTAAACAAAAGAAAAGCTTTTTCATAGAACCCCCTTTATCTTTACTTTAAAGGACTTTTAATTGAGTCTAAATTCGTTGCCAGAAAAAAATTGTCCAGGACACCAGCTGGCCCCAACGGGAGTCGAACCCGTATCTTCACCTTGAAAGAGTGATGTCCTAACCACTAGACGATGGGGCCTTGTGTGTCAGAATGTAAAGATTCCTGAAAGACTCGTTATCAACAATCGCCCGATTTATCAAGAAATAATTCTCCAGGTTTGCATTCGTAGTCATTATCCGGTGCGAAAGGTCCTCCCCCATTGCCAACAGAAATTTTGCCGCAACCTTTGGATTTTCATTAATTATATCCATGA
This genomic interval from candidate division WOR-3 bacterium contains the following:
- a CDS encoding carboxypeptidase regulatory-like domain-containing protein gives rise to the protein MKKLFFCLMVIPGMFFAQEISVYGNRGMFKLQYAQPHNMGVLSFHLSPEERFEEINTTQWGVSVVDRKHFFKVSTGISYSIIDYLEMRFRATPYTKWFEMNNYPQDRGDPDPVIGFETIEVGGKIGYPIIVDKQTPLLYAFGVHCAVNFGPGLSREYFNNAYECDKRFYSDSFPEAYAPGGSPYPPHFPPHIPHDPDIIGTGLFDFRIGPFATHLNAGYLRVGIDHKPDYVADADFSQRPNYVIHGGGIELIPSEDVRLLFEAFGYFDMNSKVESLWVTPGLRFGARSVSFDMGCELGILNPERNPDFWWKAFFNISGGADLIKKVEVHIPIAKVSGRVYDAKTGEPIIATITFPGSDKEAVQTSANGTYETSFSPGSFRIHVESEGYRWKEQGVVLKDGDQIILDFALNKKEVAKVIGKIFDAETKQPIVATITFPQTQFPSITSDTSGMYSAILVPGTFRIRVEATGYQFDEKVVSLQEGDTKVIDVALNKVVLAQGTLVGKVVDKDDEKPILAQISFVDANIPAISTDPATGIYKVTLAPGTYVLKVEAQGYIVETAPVVIAKDETKVQNFSLRKEPKAGEKIILRGIYFEFNSAVIKPESYPVLDDAAKVLIAKPKMRIEIGGHTDSIGSDSYNMKLSYERANAVKEYLVRYHNIDPSRLEVRGYGETQPVADNRTKSGRDLNRRIEFKILSVD